Proteins from a genomic interval of Uloborus diversus isolate 005 chromosome 4, Udiv.v.3.1, whole genome shotgun sequence:
- the LOC129221414 gene encoding erlin-2-B-like, producing the protein MATPSAVIAAAAAFILFIVCNFSLHKIEEGHVGIYYRGGALLKDTSSPGFHMMVPFITTYRSIQVTLQTDEVKNVPCGTSGGVMIYFDRIEVVNILNSNSVYDIVRNFTADYDKALIFNKVHHELNQFCSVHNLHEVYIDLFDQIDENLKTALQKDLNNMAPGLFIQAVRVTKPKIPETIRKNYELMESEKTKLLIAVQRQKVVEKDAETDRKKAVIDAQKNAEVAKIQYEQKIMEKESLKKMSLLEDDMAFSRQKTRADSESYTKKQLADGNKVLLTPEYLELKRLEAISQNSKIYFGTELPKMFMDSSHCASEQKKMVHAADIDTEDMHGRISGNDL; encoded by the exons ATGGCTACTCCATCGGCTGTTATAGCTGCTGCTGCtgcatttatattatttattgtttgcaACTTTTCTCTTCACAAAATAGAAGAAG GTCATGTAGGGATATATTACAGA gGTGGTGCTCTTTTGAAAGATACAAGTTCACCAGGTTTTCATATGATGGTTCCTTTTATTACGACATACCGCTCAATTCAG gttACTTTACAGACAGATGAAGTAAAAAATGTACCTTGTGGAACCag tggtGGTGTAATGATCTATTTTGATCGTATTgaagttgttaatattttaaattcaaatagtg tTTATGATATAGTGAGGAATTTTACTGCTGACTATGATAAAGCCTTAATATTCAACAAAGTACACCATGAATTGAATCAGTTTTGTAGCGTTCATAATCTACATGAAGTGTATATTGATTTATTTG ATCAAATAGATGAAAATTTAAAGACTGCTCTTCAAAAGGATTTAAATAACATGGCACCTGGTTTATTTATACAAGCAGTTAGAGTTACAAAGCCCAAAATTCCTGAAACAATAAGGAAAAACTATGAACTAAT GGAAAGTGAGAAGACAAAATTGCTAATAGCTGTTCAGAGGCAAAAAGTTGTGGAAAAAGATGCAGAAACAGATAGAAAAAAAGCTGTTATTG ATGCTCAAAAAAATGCTGAAGTTGCAAAGATCCAATACGaacaaaaaataatggaaaaagaaTCTTTGAAAAAGATGTCTCTGCTTgaag ATGACATGGCATTTTCAAGACAGAAGACAAGAGCAGATTCTGAATCTTACACCAAAAAGCAACTTGCTGATGGcaataaa gtgcTTCTCACCCCAGAGTATTTGGAGCTGAAAAGGTTGGAAGCTATATCCcaaaatagtaaaatttattttggtaCAGAATTGCCAAAAATGTTTATGGATTCTAGTCATTGTGCATCAGagcaaaagaaaatggttcatGCTGCAGACATT gACACTGAAGACATGCACGGAAGAATCTCTGGAAATGACCTATGA